A segment of the Candidatus Jettenia caeni genome:
CCGTTAACTGATCAAGCCATTCACCTGTCTTCCAGAAACTCTCCGGAACCCAACTGATGCCAACCTTCTTCTCCAATGCAGCAAGTCTCCTTGCCTGAGAAGCATTCTGCTTTACGTTCACCAACCAACGATCCATACCGAATGAACCATCTGAGTACGTCGCATCGTTCCATGAACCATGTGCCATACCCTTATAGATATACGTCTGGAAATACCCTACGCTCTCAAAGCAGAGCCTTTCTATATCTGAACAGTTCGACATCCTGAACTCTCCAGACTCACCCGTCTTGCCACCATATTCCGGACCATCATGATAGGCACCGATCTTCAAACTCCAGATATGCTGACCTGACCAGTCAGGTGCAAGATCTTTTGGCATTGGATCAGCTACTCCATCCTTCAGGAGGTCTTCTGCAACTTTAAAGGTCTCACGATACTTCAGACCGGCATCCTTAACCGATTCATCCAATGCTTGCAGGTTTTCTTTCGCAAACCTCGGTGAATGGCAATCATCGCACACTGATGCCCAACGGTCTCTCTTCTCTTTCCATATCGGTGCTCCACGATCAGCCATCGACATACCCATACTGGTATATACGGTGCTGAACCTCTGTACGTTGTGATGACCACCCCTCATGTGGCAATACTGACATGTCGGACCAACATAATCTGCATCGGCCAACTTCTTATCCCAATCGAACTGCTTTGGATCCCATTTGTTTACCTGATAGACTACCCCATGCAAACCAATATCATATGCCTCCCAGTCTCTGTGATCCTTACCCCAATGGCAGGTCTTGCACTGCTCTGCACGTCTTGCAACCTTCGGATCAAACTGATGCCTCTGATGGCATGTGCTGCATCTTTCTTCTGAACTGGTATGGCAGAAAGTGCAACCGGCAGTGTCGCCCGGTGGTCTTTCAATTGACCATGCACATTCAATCTGAGCAAAGCTTGAACACGATGCATGTGAACCGATACCGCCCTGACCCTGTTCGCTATATTGGGTCTCATGGCATTCACTGGTACCACAAGCCTTTGACGATGGCATGGTAAGCTTCTGATGGTTATTACCATGACAGGTATCACAGCCTGTCGGGTTCGGTTCAGCCCTGGAGTGAGCACTCTTCTTATAATCCCTTACGATACCGGGGGTCATAACTGAGTGACATGCGATACACTGCTCGAGCTGGAAGGTTCCCTTTATCGGGTTTGAAGGTCTTACTTCATCCCTGTTGTACATAAAATCAGGGATATAGTAACGGTATGCTGGCAAGGTTCTCCAGAATTTGCTGTATTTGCCAGGATAGGGTGGTGGATTCTCATGTTTTGGATATCCCATATATTTTGCCCCTAAACCAGAGAAGAACACCTTACCGTTGTTATCCGGTTCACCGATCTGTCCATATACTTCATGAGGTACCCAGTGGGTGATAATTTCTACTGCCTTTGCTTCTTTCAGCATGAGACTGGATGCAGCTCCCATCGCCCCGCAACCTATTAACGCTGACATTAATGTTACTTTT
Coding sequences within it:
- a CDS encoding hydrazine oxidoreductase HzoB translates to MQSSGDCGVQIMRKEESFSIMRNFLKVTLMSALIGCGAMGAASSLMLKEAKAVEIITHWVPHEVYGQIGEPDNNGKVFFSGLGAKYMGYPKHENPPPYPGKYSKFWRTLPAYRYYIPDFMYNRDEVRPSNPIKGTFQLEQCIACHSVMTPGIVRDYKKSAHSRAEPNPTGCDTCHGNNHQKLTMPSSKACGTSECHETQYSEQGQGGIGSHASCSSFAQIECAWSIERPPGDTAGCTFCHTSSEERCSTCHQRHQFDPKVARRAEQCKTCHWGKDHRDWEAYDIGLHGVVYQVNKWDPKQFDWDKKLADADYVGPTCQYCHMRGGHHNVQRFSTVYTSMGMSMADRGAPIWKEKRDRWASVCDDCHSPRFAKENLQALDESVKDAGLKYRETFKVAEDLLKDGVADPMPKDLAPDWSGQHIWSLKIGAYHDGPEYGGKTGESGEFRMSNCSDIERLCFESVGYFQTYIYKGMAHGSWNDATYSDGSFGMDRWLVNVKQNASQARRLAALEKKVGISWVPESFWKTGEWLDQLTGPYIVKNHPGKTIFDLCPDPGWLDTHHAPAEEVEYINRKLEELGMRHESHGSAHH